A single region of the Myxococcales bacterium genome encodes:
- a CDS encoding transglycosylase SLT domain-containing protein, producing the protein MAQLGYDELLQRLIRQESGGNPNAISPVGAAGIMQVMPATGREIAAELGETDIAGMDDRAITQALMDPARGKRYGEHYLKKQLAAFGGDPTLALIAYNAGPGRAQQFAKHRDMSRMPRETQGYVSSILGGGGADAAAGGGGSDGFAGYSGLLSGGGSPAPSGGADPFPQASGREKWATWLMGLGQAFRGNADPRYLTAVSELENKGVNENKTYKALLSRGIDPATAEWAVRDPRVMQQLAQQLFAPKASKSMTVQEIFDPATGQPQKVLFDQVTGEYQPI; encoded by the coding sequence ATGGCGCAGCTCGGATATGACGAACTGCTGCAACGCCTGATCCGCCAGGAGAGCGGCGGCAATCCGAACGCGATCAGTCCTGTGGGCGCGGCCGGCATCATGCAGGTGATGCCGGCGACGGGGCGCGAGATCGCGGCAGAGCTCGGCGAGACGGACATTGCCGGCATGGATGACAGGGCGATCACGCAAGCCCTCATGGACCCGGCGCGCGGCAAGCGCTACGGCGAGCACTACCTGAAAAAGCAGCTGGCCGCGTTCGGTGGCGACCCGACGCTTGCCTTGATTGCCTACAACGCGGGGCCGGGGCGCGCGCAGCAGTTCGCAAAGCACCGCGATATGTCCCGCATGCCGCGCGAGACGCAGGGTTATGTGTCGTCAATCCTCGGCGGCGGCGGGGCCGACGCCGCTGCAGGTGGGGGCGGCTCTGACGGTTTCGCCGGATATTCCGGCCTGCTTTCAGGCGGCGGCAGCCCGGCACCCTCCGGCGGCGCCGATCCGTTCCCGCAGGCGAGCGGCCGTGAAAAATGGGCGACCTGGCTCATGGGCTTGGGGCAAGCCTTCCGGGGCAACGCCGACCCACGCTATCTGACGGCCGTCAGCGAGCTCGAAAACAAGGGCGTCAACGAGAACAAGACCTATAAGGCGCTGCTCTCGCGCGGCATCGACCCGGCAACCGCCGAGTGGGCGGTGCGCGATCCGCGCGTCATGCAGCAGCTCGCGCAACAGCTGTTTGCGCCCAAGGCGTCGAAGTCGATGACGGTGCAAGAGATCTTCGACCCGGCGACCGGGCAGCCACAGAAGGTGCTGTTTGATCAGGTGACCGGCGAATACCAGCCGATCG